In the Arachis hypogaea cultivar Tifrunner chromosome 20, arahy.Tifrunner.gnm2.J5K5, whole genome shotgun sequence genome, TGATGCACAAATTCTATTTCCTTTTTACACAAGACACAAATGTTATCATTATGATGTATAATGCCTAGTCTACTAAGTCCTTCTTTAGTGTTGACTCTGCCTACTAATACGAACCATTCAAACAGTTTGACTCTTGGAGGCACGAATCCTCTCCATATGGTATTAGTGAAGCTGTAACTTGTGATGTCATCCGAAAGAGTCTCTTTCTGCAACATCTGCATAAAGGAATTAGTAGAAAAAATACCTGTCCTGTTAAATTTCCATATAATTGTATCCTCTCTATCAGATGCTAGTCTGACTAGCCGTAATCTGTCATGAAGTTGATTGAGTAACTCTAGCTCCCATTGGAATAATTCTCTCCTCCACTGAAAGTTCcatatccactctaacccatcccagaacccacaGTCCCCTATGACAGATCCTTGTTGATTTGAAACAGAGAATAGTTTCGAAAAATTACCTTTCAAGGAGCCACCTTGTAACCAATCATCCTGCCAGAATCTAATATGTCTGCCATTTTCCAACGCCATAGACAACCCCACTGATCATCTTATCTCTTACTTCTTGTTCTCTAATATTAAGTTGGCAAATATCTTTTCATGGGCCACCTCTGGATGGTAAAGGCTATTTTGACAACATGACAGTTGGGTTCAGCTGATTACGAGAACAGACAACCTTTTTTCACAACGGGCAATCTTCTTTGGAAAagcgccaccaccacttgaacagaAGCGACACATTTGTAATTAAAGCATCCCCCACCCCTAAACCACCCAACTTTTTCGGGGCTTGCACCAATTCCCATTTCACAAGAGGTATACCATTATTCCCATCTTCTTTACTCCATAAAAACCTTCTTTGTAACCCTATAATCCTTTCTACAACCGCCTTTGGTATTTTATACAAGCTTAAGTAGTATACTGGCAAGTTATTAAGAACAGATTTTATACTTACCAGCTTTGTAGAGAGACTTCGCTTTCCATAGGCTCAGCTTATCTTCCACCTTGTCAATGATGGCTTTCCAGGTTTTCATCAACCGAGGATTTACACCTAGAGGTATTCCCAAGTATCTAATAGGTAGAGTAGTTTCAGCACATCCCAACAGACCACACATATTCATCACCcattctgttcataccctgggtcgagttatccAACCTGGGATGATCggtgacaaagcgaccgaccttttcaggtcaggctatccgacctcttctcaaagaggtcggccaaatcgacagaaaagcccaataaagggcccaaatagaggaacacgacctaaatccaaaggcaatccaagcctatagagataaaggcggttcccttgaagataagctgacttcacttgaaataagataagataagataactaacataTCTTATcaaaaaggtcagcccacactactataaatacactagagcacccaggtataactcatactctgattctacaataaacctgcttaatacccgtgctaacttaagcatcggagtctcttgcaggtaccccccaccctccggtgaccaaggatcagaagtgcagccagtccaacaagtcggacacaacagctccggccgccaccagccagccggacacgttatctccgaccagtatagaagatctcatccgagatcggcctacagtttcaggtaaccctcgaaacattggcgctgttgccggggaacctggaagtcatcccaacaccatggcggacggccatgacaacgaccacgattcagatctggaaaacagaacaccacacaagaacgcggacgctacgctaaaggatactccggaatccaacggggacaaaaactcatcaaatccagaGGTAATAGCAGCACTTCAAGGctgcttaaagcaacttgaaaaagaaacccaacaataACGAAAGGtcgggaaggatctacaaagagaggtacgacggcgtcgagaattggaagataaactaatgcaattagaagccgatctcaaatccaAAGCTCCTCGGACtactcctgaggaaaattcatgcaaagaacaagatccattcaccaaggaaatcatgaaaaccaaaattctaaaagacttcaaactcccggatatgattttgtatgatggcaccacagatcccaaccatcttctcagcaatttcagaagtagaatgtacctcaccgacgcctcggaCGCCGTTcattgcaaagcttttccaacaactctcacgaagacagcaatcagatggtttgacaacctacctccaaagtccatctcaaactttgacgacctggccaaaaaattcctagccagattctccatccagaaagataagacCAAGCatgcccccagtttactagggatcaagcaaggagatcgggagagcctccgcaactacatggaacgattcaacaaaatatgcatggacatacaaagcttgccaacagaggccgccatcatgggactcatcaatggcctacgagaaggaccttttagccagtccatatcaaagaagtaccctacctccttagacAAAGTGCAGgagcaagcagaaaaatacatcaacatggaagaaaatgctcAGTTAGGAGAAACATCAAAATCCGGGGtcccctaccgagataaagacaaggaatccaaaaggaaagaagatcgacaaggagagaaaataaaaaaataccacaattacactcctctcagggcatccctagtcgacgtatacaaagaagtctgccatacggagaaaatacccccagcacggccacccaaagatgaacacagaataatgtaagaagttatcgaaagtgatccgaaaaagaacctgacgaggtcttatggattgctaaataataacttaaagactggccgacgtgaaaaagtcggaccaagtcaccccaagttataagtaaaccctggaaagaggtctggccaaccctattaaagaggattactttaacttaggagggcccgacataacaaagtcagcccaaaatgaaaagttataaaagtagtccctgaaagagatctgacaaagatccaaaaaagaggactacaaaaataacttagaaagaggacgacgcaaagaagtcgacctcctacaaacaagttataaatgtagtccctgaaagagatctgacaaaggtccaagaaagaggactacaaaaataacttcgAAGAGATCGACATAGCGAAGTCGGTctcccaaaacataaagttatagaagtaatccctgaaagagacctgaacaaggtccaagaaagaggattacaaaagtaacttagaagggcccgacatgacgaagtcggcccaaaacataaaagttatagaaataatccctgaaagagacctgaacaaggtccaagaaagaggattacaaaagtaacttagaagggctcgacatgacgaagtcggcccaaaacataaagttatataagtaatccctgaaagagatttgaacaaagtccaagaaagaggattacaaaataacttgatCCGACATGACGAAGTTGACCCACGTAAAGTGTGAAAGGCTACAAAAGTAATACTTGGCCGAGACCTCAcaaaaggtccaaacaaaacaTGATTTTTGTTTGTTGCCTCAAAGGAATCAAAGCCACAAGACTATCAAAAGCCTAGAAAAAGTGCCTAGATGAGATAAAGATCAACACGATACTAAAAGCGCGAATTTGTGATGAAAACAAATTCAAAAGGGCTACCCAAATCAGCCCCAAAGAACTTGAAAGCTATTCTTTGTTTTTTAGCCTAAAGTTGCTAAATAAGCAACTAAACAAGTGTCAACAGTTagcaaaataaaatttacaaaataaagagtttaaaagcccacaagccgggctatctacacaatcaAGATAAAAAGTTCAGTTAAACATCAGAAGCCTTCTCGGTAGCATCAGTACGGGGCAAAGGAGGgtgagtctgaataggcacagcatccacagtaccaTCGTCCCGGTTTAAGATCTGGCAGTCAGGATCAGAAGCGGGAGGGCCAACCTCAGCAAGAGGAACAGCAGGAGCTGACACCTTAGCAGAAGACACAGGGAGgggatcaacatcatcatcatcctcgtcatcagggacaatcttaccatccctaacaACATTATCCAGgatgaagagagtaaggtcggcctcgggagcaataatccaAACTTGCTctttcaggttctcataggcagcagttacactgccaacaagatgaccctggagctcagagTAATCAGCTCAGACATTCTCCAACTCTGCCTTCAGATGCATTCCCTCCCGATAGGATGTAACAtagctgtctttatgcctcaGCGCCATGTCCTTGGCcagcctcacagaagccgccagagaaagtgaactcgccttctcgttctccagatccttctctaacttggctacctttacttcaagctcctccttcaggcccttcatccgatcaaactcctgtttagcctcctccataaaggctttggtggcgtggagaggaagattttgagcggTCCGGTATAGGGCAGCCCCCATATACGCCATTCTAACACTACTTCGAGTTATAAAGTCTAGATGGCGAAGGAGCGACACATTGTCCATAGGAAGGGCACCGTAGGGGCCGATTTattgatccacaaattcaattgcattaaagtcaggagcatcaaggttgaaaggctcagctgttttttgtttcttgttgggaggagcaccagaactaGAGGCAGAAGTCGGTGGAGGGTCagccagacgaacccgaggagtaggaatcaccttcctcggtccaggagaactcggcacaggtGGCTTTACTTGCACTTGGGAAGATCCttccccggccgccttggccgagatgttctgagcagcagtcgccttctttgcccttttgaaggccttcatggattcattgttttttgacatctctgcaaacaCAAAATCAGCCACAATAAAGGGTTACAATCACAAGATGAGGAAGCcaaactaagaaacaagtataGAAATAAGTCAGGCAAATACCCAAAATAGTCCGGACCAGGAatgggtcattcaaaaacctttttgtatcaagatggggtggtgctccccataaatcctcaagaacaacaacaaaggcacgCTCAACATCGTCAAGCATATCCCAGGAATAGCGAGACActcacatccttctgccactctagagggaaagaaggctcatcattttcatcaagaaaaaaggggcggaccccctcGACAGCACAAactttaaagaagtaattcttgaaatccttaaaggactcatcatacatagcaaacactttatggccctgggcagacctgaacgaaacccaggaagctttctttttcgaAGAGCCACCAGGCTTGGTGGAAATAAACAGATGAAGGAAGAGAGCCTGAGAAGGTGTTacacctaactcttggcaaagtagctgaaaaattttgataaaaccctaggaattcgggtgaagctgggatggggcaatattacacgaccacaacaggtcggtctcaaaggcagtaaaaggaaaaataatgtcCAGTTGACTGAAGAAATATtcgtaggcatagaagaagggacactccccctcgatggaagtcggaaaacaaaccctctcatcagaatcaggagcaataagctcataatccctctcccaggcactgttaccacaaatcctatgactcTTCCTCAGCTCTATGCAAAATTTatcatccacaacagaaacacacatcaagacaagggagtccagccaatcgaacatcccctcgggaactctggaagacatctatACAATGTTAttgtgagaagacatgaggccaactaatcctataataagaaaagaagattggattactaaaaagcaTCTCGGGCAAAGGGCGAAACAACTCGACCAATATGATAcagaagaacaaacagaaaaggaaagcCCCAAGACTTAAACCAAAGTCTTGggacatcctttggaggcagtaacaaagcagggttttcaggaaaaatctacagctcgcaccccagcatctctcaaacaagaaaagaagacttcaaacagcaagcattttTTCATCAAAgtaaaacaaaacacaaaaagtCATCAAAATCACGGCCTTACAGTCTACCAGCAAAAAGCATTCCCAAACATCAAGCACGTCAAGTAGAAACCATCAAAGGCGCAACCCTTTTTTAGAATCAGACAAAAAGCAGTCTCCAAATAAACCAAGGAAAGATGCAGATTTTCTGGGTATCGGTATCAGACAGAAACAAtagaacatgcaaagccctaaaaatATCAAGCAACAGGAAAGGCAAAAAAGGTCATGCAGAAGATGAAGAAACTCCCAGAATACACATTTCAGCAACAATTAGGCGCgacaaaaacagaaagatccaaactttctctaaagcaaaatcaaaactccATCACAAAGCCAAAGCGACGAAAGAAAGAGAAAATGCGAATGGAACTAACCTGGAGAAGAAAGAAGCTTCGAGGGAAAATGAAGACGTCAAAATGGAAACTGCCTAGAAAATCGCTGAACGACGCCGCAACACAAGAAAAGCAAAATGTAGGCAAAGGACAGAGAGTGAGAGAACGAAAGAAGTTACGAAGAGGAGCGAAGAAGGAtcgcaaattaaaaataaaaggccACAAggaaaaacggggcaattaataccaattaatgaaggtattaaaccctcgcacgttcccaaagcgctgatataaaagcgcgtgcttttagaggaaaacgttctacattcaaaagctactACAagggaatcgacaaaatgcttgagttcggcttcactagagaaggaccgaagtcaaggactcgacctcaaaaaagaaggccgagctcaagcaggggcactattcataccctgggtcgagttatccgacctggaatgattggtgacaaagcgaccgacctcttcaggtcagactacccaacctcttctcaaagaggtcggccaaatcgacaggaaagcccaataaagggcccaaataggggaacacgacccaaatccaaaggcaatccaagcctatagagataaaggcggttcccttgaagataagttaACTTCActcgaaataagataagataagataactaacttatcttatcgaaaggtcagcccacactactataaatacactggagcacccatgtataactcatactctgattttacAATAAACTTGCTTAATACccgtactaacttaagcatcggagtctcttgcaggtaccccccaccctccggtgaccaaggatcagaagtgcaggcagtccaacaagtcagacacaatagctccggccgccaccagccagccggacacgttatctCCAACTagtatagaagatctcatccgagatcggcctacagtttcaggtaaccctcggaacacattCCTTCTCACAGTTAACTGAAATCAAGCttgacttatcaaagttaatgttCAGGCCAGACATCAGCTCGAAACAACACAGAAGTCTCTTATAGTTCACTAGTGTCTCTGTTTTCTGTGGGTAAAATAATATGGTGTCATCTGCAAATTGGAGGTGTGACAACTCTATGTTGTCACTCCCCACCAACAATGGAGAAATGCGACCATTCCTAACTGCCTCACCCACCATCATATGCAAGACGTCAACGACAAGAACGAACAGAATAGGAGAAAGAGGATTTCCTTGTCTAAGACCTCTCTCCATCTTGAACGGCTTGGAAGGAGACCCATTAATCAGCACTGACATAGACATTGTAGTCACACATTCCTTCACCCATGTCCTCCATCTAAGACCAAAACCCATCTTCTGCAGTACAATATCCACAAAGCTCCATCTCACCCTGTCGTACGCTTTCCGAAAGTCCAATTTGATAATTGCCACCTGCTTCTTGCGCAATTTCAGCCAATGGACTGTCTCACAAGCAATGAGAGCACCATCGTGTATTTTGCGACCTTTTACAAACGTAGACTGAGTCTCTCCCACTAAGCCTGGCATCACTGGATGCATCCTTCTCACCAGTACTTTGGATATCACCTTATAGAGACACCCAACCATGCTAATCGGTCTTAGGTCTTTAATTTCCTTAGCTCCCACAAATTTTGGAGCTAACGCTACCCATGTTACATTAGCATCTGTTGGTAGCTTTGCACTTTGGAAGAATCCCAACACAGTTGTAATAAATTCTCCACCAATCTCATCCCAACATCTCTTTATGAAGTTCATATTGTATTCATCACTACCCGGCACTTTGCTAGACTCACAATCCCAAACTGCCTCTCGTATCTCCTTAGGTGATGGCATCACTTCTAACAATGCTGCATCTTCATCATTAATCCATTTTACTAACCCATCCCGGATCCCAATCCTACGAGCAAATTCCTGCCAGTACAGATCTTTATAAAATCCTGTAatagtgataaaccccatttttagggtttatcttgtgcttaatttaggagattttatgacctgttacccacatttattcaatgaaatagcatggttttgtaaattctactttaattgtgcttaagagtgaacacATACTTTTTAGgtattaaaatagctaaatttaattcaccttgattccattagatgccttgatatgtttgtcaagtgatttcagatttaggaggcaaagattggatcaagggaatgaaggaaaagcatatagaaatggagaactcatgaagaaatgaaggaatcgcaaagttgtcaagccgacctctttgcacttaatcgatcataacttgagctacagagatctaaatgatgcggttctagttgcgttggaaagctaacatccggggcttcgaaatgatataagatttttcATAGTTGCATCTTGTTTAGGGGTGCGCACACGTACTGTACGTGTACACATTGATGGttgcacatgattcacttaatgcaacttgtggccagtgattttagaagtcttgtgggcccaatccaactcatttctaatgctattcaacccaaggattgaagagggatgacacACATTACACACTTAGTCattattagtttagtttagattagtttttgagaaaaagttagttttagagagagaagctctcacttctctctaggattaggattaggttttagatctagattagaatttcttagatctaggttaatttcatgctttgattcacttttcctttatcaattcttgttcctcttcttctcttctctctagtttagcatttaatttttgtaattctctacttttatgttgatgcacttttgttcttctattcttctttaatgcaatttatgttttcatgttcttttatttttcatttgaattgttgttgtttaattccttgcatttgAGTAgtatagatttactttccttgaaattttactatgctttccttttatgccttccaagtgtttgataaaatgcttggaaggatgttagagtagaatttagtgctcttggcttgggaaggtaacttaggaactcttgagttactaatgtccaagtaattggtGATTGGGAGtaattaactctagatctcactaattgatttggtggagaactaggaattatggacttggattgatatagcttatttgactttcctttactactagttagaggatgatttaatggggttgatccttgccaattctcatgttgtggttagtgatagggatagagatccttgaccaccaacccttgccaaggcctttttgttatttgaatttccttgccatttacttttcatgtttctcatcaaaaaccccaaaacatacttcataaccaataacaagacactttattgcaattcctagggagaacgacccgagatttcaatacttcggtttatagattttaggagtttgttttagtgacaaaaaatattttgtatgaaaagattatttgttggtttagaaactatacttgcaacgagatctcatttgtgaattctataccgtcaaaaatccaatcatcaaataGCAAGCTTTATTCTGGCCTGGTTCCTCACTAATCTGACATTAATTACTAGGGAATCAATTCTGTTGTTCCTCCTTCTTGTCGACGCCAGGTTATGGAAGTATCTAGTGTTCTTGTCCATATCTCTAGCATGTTGAGAGcgagacatctgcttccaatggaTCTCCTTCCTGGCATACCACTTCGCATAACAAGTCACAAGAGCCTTCCGTCTGGCCTCCACTGTTCCATCATAGCTACCAGCACTAGCCATATCATCAATCTTCTTAATCTCCTCCTCAAATTTCTTTATCCTGTCATCCATGCCGCCAAAATTGTCCTTATGCCATCTCCTCAGTGGTATCGTCAAGGCCTGCATCTTATTAGTGAACTGAGCCTCACCCAAATTCCGCCACTCATCCTTTACCATCCTCAGAAATCCTTCATGTGTAAACCAGGAATCCAAGCTTCAAAAAGGTCTTGGACCCGCATTCAGTCTTGTATCTTCTAGAATCAGCGGGCAATGATCTGATAGACTTCTTGGTCCCCCTTTCAATCGAGTATCTGGAAAATTCTCAAGCCACTCCATACTAACAAGAATCCTATCAACGCGGCTACAAGAACGACCTCGAAACCATGTGAACTGCCGATCAGTTAACGGTAAATCCACTAACTGTAAATCTTGCACCCATTCCTTAAAATCTTCTGCCGTAGCTGGAAAACTAACAGCGCCTTTCCTTTCCTCCAACCTTAGTATCTCGTTAAAGTCCCCCATGAAACAAAATGAAACTTGACATAAGCCCACAATGTAGCTTAACTCCTCCCACATCATCAGTTTCTCC is a window encoding:
- the LOC112785780 gene encoding uncharacterized protein; translation: MTKYDVVRLWGCDTVGWDYVELVGVSGGLLLMWNDLLFKRLNCYKGDGWLCVEGLLTKNNLHCAFCLVYGVHSRREKLMMWEELSYIVGLCQVSFCFMGDFNEILRLEERKGAVSFPATAEDFKEWVQDLQLVDLPLTDRQFTWFRGRSCSRVDRILVSMEWLENFPDTRLKGGPRSLSDHCPLILEDTRLNAGPRPF